A window of Pseudomonadota bacterium contains these coding sequences:
- a CDS encoding carboxylesterase family protein yields MLRRFSRVAIARFAWRDPVLVLAVLVLAIAAVSCSRDTAPTLEPLPTDTLVPTSAGPVTGALASPGAHVWLGIPYAAPPVGDLRWRAPRPPQPWKAPREAIVHGSACPQTGSPLGGAPADTYGELWGDEDCLSINVYAPADAPRGGDAAGLPVLVWIHGGGNVVGHSGFYNGARLAAEQQLIVVTFNYRLGPLGWFYHRALGDGTAQDGSGNYGVLDMIAALHWVRAEIDAFGGDPQRVTVAGQSAGGRNVFSLLVSPLAEGLFHRAIAQSGGTTTASVAAASHYRDDAQAPGNDTSSAEIVLKSLGGEREAAKRRAEEELADGEIASRLRALEVARLFELYEASPYSLGAQGPTLIRDGHVLPLTPTLQLLREGKWQQMPVMLGSTRDEAKLFMAFEPDQVQQVAGLPLWRKDAVSYEREAFYRSRAWKFFGVDRPVSAMLEGGASGPFFTYRWDWDEEGKFGFVDLSAIAGAGHGLEVAFIFGHYDVGPNTKMLYHKRNEAGRRELSRLMMGYWAAFVRDGAPGSGGTGAPVWPAITDEPDAEGLMVLDTSSDGGVRAVSERITKVDYLDALRADAYLEDRQRCRLYDITLGFDAAHAADRASLGCQGVPRVPIFGGNE; encoded by the coding sequence ATGCTGAGGCGCTTTAGCCGAGTGGCGATCGCTAGGTTCGCCTGGCGAGATCCGGTGCTGGTTCTGGCCGTGCTCGTGCTGGCGATTGCTGCCGTTAGCTGCAGCCGCGATACAGCGCCGACCTTGGAACCGTTGCCGACTGATACCTTGGTCCCCACGTCAGCCGGACCCGTCACCGGGGCGTTAGCGTCTCCTGGGGCTCACGTATGGCTCGGAATACCTTACGCCGCACCGCCCGTTGGAGATTTGCGCTGGCGGGCTCCGCGGCCGCCGCAACCCTGGAAGGCGCCGCGAGAGGCCATCGTCCACGGATCCGCTTGCCCGCAGACGGGCAGCCCCCTCGGCGGGGCCCCTGCCGATACCTACGGTGAACTCTGGGGCGATGAGGACTGCCTGTCCATCAATGTCTACGCCCCTGCCGACGCACCACGCGGCGGTGACGCCGCCGGCCTGCCGGTACTGGTGTGGATTCACGGCGGTGGCAATGTGGTCGGTCACAGCGGTTTCTACAATGGCGCTCGCCTCGCCGCCGAGCAGCAATTGATCGTGGTGACCTTCAACTACCGCCTCGGTCCGCTCGGCTGGTTCTACCACCGCGCCCTTGGCGATGGCACGGCACAGGACGGCTCCGGAAACTACGGCGTTCTCGATATGATCGCCGCGCTCCATTGGGTACGTGCGGAGATCGATGCCTTTGGCGGTGATCCGCAACGGGTAACCGTGGCCGGCCAATCGGCGGGTGGACGAAACGTCTTCAGCCTGCTCGTCTCGCCCCTAGCCGAGGGCCTTTTCCACCGCGCGATCGCCCAGAGCGGCGGCACGACCACGGCGTCCGTGGCGGCGGCCAGCCACTATCGGGACGATGCCCAGGCGCCGGGCAACGACACCAGTTCCGCGGAGATCGTGCTGAAGTCACTCGGTGGCGAGCGCGAAGCGGCCAAGCGGCGGGCAGAGGAAGAGCTGGCCGACGGCGAGATCGCTTCGCGATTGCGCGCCTTGGAGGTGGCGAGGCTCTTCGAGCTGTACGAGGCCAGTCCCTACTCGCTGGGCGCTCAGGGGCCAACGCTGATCCGCGACGGCCACGTGTTGCCCCTCACGCCGACCCTGCAACTCCTGCGGGAGGGCAAATGGCAGCAAATGCCGGTGATGCTCGGCAGCACGCGCGATGAGGCGAAGCTCTTCATGGCCTTCGAGCCTGATCAGGTGCAGCAGGTGGCGGGCCTACCCCTGTGGCGCAAGGATGCGGTGAGCTACGAGCGCGAAGCCTTTTACCGTTCGCGCGCGTGGAAGTTCTTCGGTGTCGATCGCCCCGTCAGCGCAATGCTTGAGGGCGGTGCCTCCGGTCCCTTCTTCACCTATCGTTGGGATTGGGATGAGGAGGGCAAGTTTGGCTTCGTCGATTTGTCAGCCATCGCTGGCGCTGGGCACGGCCTTGAGGTCGCCTTCATCTTTGGACACTACGACGTGGGGCCTAACACCAAGATGCTATACCACAAGCGCAACGAAGCGGGTCGGCGCGAGTTGAGCCGCCTGATGATGGGCTACTGGGCCGCCTTCGTGCGCGACGGCGCCCCGGGCAGCGGCGGCACGGGAGCGCCGGTCTGGCCCGCCATCACCGATGAGCCCGATGCCGAAGGCCTGATGGTGCTCGACACTTCGAGCGATGGCGGAGTCCGCGCCGTGAGCGAGCGCATCACCAAAGTCGACTACCTCGACGCCCTGCGTGCTGATGCCTATCTCGAAGACAGGCAACGCTGCCGACTCTACGACATCACCTTGGGCTTCGATGCAGCGCACGCTGCCGACCGCGCCTCCCTGGGCTGCCAAGGCGTGCCGCGCGTGCCGATCTTCGGGGGCAACGAATGA
- a CDS encoding asparaginase domain-containing protein, whose amino-acid sequence MQVAIFTTGGTIDKVYFDARSEFSIGAPQIPQILQEAGAGFDYTLTELMHKDSLELTDADRAQIHAAVSRCQATHVLITHGTDTMVQSARTLEDIAGKTIVLTGALTPARFRSTDALFNTGMAVAAVQVCTPGVYIAMNGEIFPSQAVRKNLDANRFERVPMA is encoded by the coding sequence ATGCAAGTCGCGATCTTCACCACCGGTGGAACCATCGACAAGGTCTACTTCGATGCACGCAGCGAGTTCAGTATCGGCGCCCCGCAAATCCCGCAAATCCTGCAGGAGGCCGGCGCAGGCTTCGACTACACCCTGACGGAGCTGATGCACAAGGACAGCCTCGAACTGACCGACGCCGACCGAGCGCAGATCCACGCGGCGGTAAGCCGCTGCCAGGCCACCCACGTGCTGATCACCCACGGCACCGATACCATGGTGCAGTCGGCGCGCACGCTTGAGGACATCGCAGGCAAGACCATCGTGCTCACAGGTGCCCTAACCCCGGCGCGCTTCCGCTCCACCGATGCGTTGTTCAACACGGGCATGGCCGTGGCCGCCGTGCAGGTCTGCACCCCGGGGGTCTACATCGCCATGAACGGAGAGATCTTCCCCTCGCAGGCCGTGCGCAAGAATCTCGACGCGAACCGCTTCGAGCGGGTGCCGATGGCCTAA
- a CDS encoding LON peptidase substrate-binding domain-containing protein, whose amino-acid sequence MSSIPTNVALFPIPDLVAFPGTIVPLHVFEPRYRQLLNESIEQERLIGIPNTRKQIHPGRKHESVEEALSSNQATYQPHEVFSAGCGEIVETLDDGRLHAVIRVEQRLVLGREVQTLPYRIVEATALEDEPDGEEDVSRELQREINGRLVRIVADESPELADALEQDDWRSLSPAVFSFKVFQFLRFDPDLMQSVLETTQVSERLKVIDEVLQSAV is encoded by the coding sequence ATGAGCAGCATCCCTACCAACGTTGCCCTGTTTCCGATTCCGGATCTCGTGGCATTTCCCGGCACGATCGTGCCCTTACACGTCTTCGAACCGCGCTACCGGCAGCTTTTAAATGAGTCGATCGAACAGGAGCGTCTGATTGGTATTCCTAATACGCGAAAGCAGATACATCCGGGGCGCAAGCACGAATCGGTGGAGGAAGCGCTCTCGAGCAACCAGGCGACATATCAGCCGCACGAGGTGTTTTCCGCCGGCTGTGGGGAGATCGTCGAAACCCTCGATGACGGACGGTTGCACGCGGTGATCCGCGTTGAACAACGCTTAGTGTTAGGACGGGAAGTGCAGACCTTGCCTTATCGGATCGTCGAGGCGACGGCTCTGGAGGACGAACCGGACGGCGAAGAAGACGTCTCGCGCGAGCTGCAACGGGAGATCAACGGACGCCTAGTGCGCATCGTGGCCGACGAGAGTCCGGAGCTGGCTGACGCCTTGGAACAGGACGATTGGCGCTCGCTCAGTCCCGCAGTGTTCTCCTTCAAGGTCTTCCAATTCCTGCGCTTCGACCCGGATCTCATGCAGTCCGTGCTCGAGACCACGCAGGTGAGTGAGCGCTTGAAGGTGATCGACGAGGTGTTGCAGAGCGCGGTGTGA
- a CDS encoding pilin — MKARGFTLIELMVVTAIVGILTAIAVAAYQRYVTRAYVVEALTITGGIKTRVEDYFSYFGEFPDSNSVLDLPVPTEISSDGVSAVAVSEGAIHVEFASVNAALGERILSLRPSLRDDNAGATVAWVCGFSGPLEGMTVFGNNLTTVDVQNLPASCQGSSATP; from the coding sequence ATGAAAGCAAGAGGCTTTACGCTGATCGAGCTGATGGTGGTTACGGCCATCGTCGGTATTCTTACCGCGATCGCCGTCGCTGCGTATCAGCGCTACGTGACTCGCGCCTACGTGGTCGAGGCACTGACGATCACGGGCGGAATTAAAACCCGCGTCGAGGACTACTTCTCCTACTTCGGCGAGTTCCCGGACTCCAATTCGGTGCTCGACCTGCCGGTGCCCACCGAGATCAGTAGCGATGGCGTGTCCGCCGTCGCCGTTTCAGAGGGCGCGATTCACGTGGAGTTCGCCAGCGTCAACGCCGCCTTAGGCGAGCGCATTCTGAGCTTGCGCCCGAGTCTACGCGACGACAACGCGGGCGCCACGGTGGCGTGGGTGTGCGGCTTCAGTGGGCCCCTCGAGGGGATGACCGTCTTCGGCAACAACTTGACCACCGTCGACGTGCAGAATCTCCCCGCGTCCTGCCAGGGATCGTCCGCGACGCCTTAG
- a CDS encoding M14 family metallopeptidase, whose product MSRPQLPGAPVLASHRRTGAALTLTAGMLLSGSVLATPFTYRDYDQVQADLEALAQQYPELTRLSTAQEDYGLPRDDRFEHFILRITNEATGLDKPEMLIVGTQHGDEVVGVEVAIETARLLLESYGSDPWLTALVDEREIYFMPLANPQGYSEGRRSSPGAEGNEDMNRDHIYDRACDFFCDDDIPLSTVGGRAIWELSRRHAFRVMLDYHGGIELIIHPWGTPIHRQNTESPDERAANALGNLMSEYGGPFRGFYPVGTSNDLLGAVIGPLDDSSYAPGWDPDNADAQFPNDAARAISYTVEISNQKRPPQNLLGGDADLLTPGGAEDGYIPKNVRIALAAIDLTDPFVQWANRDQVPTNVEAGETFEVRWQVRGCFDVDDTRVRWGRSADPRVDFDEQSASQSDVSGRACFEPAREFTAEVSIDAPGEYFLSPVARVDQSLLGQSNPDPALPPQSFLVRARTEEGEVFRNEVDPSEVNTVVGQIYRDAEPLLITVTGDGGVPDYILNPPLPGDAGVVNTFEITGATPGQRNFVLVGGAPGATEVPGCPGLFADIANFRVLAVGNADATGTATLTRFLPGGLAGRTLRLQAVERPSCTLSDVVIETF is encoded by the coding sequence ACCCGTGCTAGCCTCTCACCGCCGCACTGGCGCCGCACTCACCCTCACCGCCGGGATGTTGCTCAGCGGGTCCGTCCTCGCCACGCCCTTCACCTATCGCGACTACGATCAGGTGCAGGCGGATCTGGAGGCGCTCGCCCAGCAGTATCCGGAGCTAACCCGCTTGAGCACCGCGCAGGAAGACTACGGTCTGCCGAGAGACGATCGCTTCGAGCACTTCATCCTGCGAATCACCAACGAGGCGACTGGGCTTGACAAGCCCGAGATGCTGATCGTCGGTACGCAGCATGGCGATGAGGTGGTCGGTGTCGAGGTCGCCATCGAGACGGCACGGCTGCTGCTCGAGAGCTACGGCTCAGACCCCTGGCTCACGGCCCTGGTGGATGAGCGCGAGATCTACTTCATGCCGCTGGCGAATCCCCAGGGGTATTCGGAGGGGCGTCGCTCCAGTCCCGGTGCCGAAGGCAACGAGGACATGAATCGCGATCACATCTACGACCGGGCGTGCGATTTCTTCTGCGACGACGACATCCCCCTCTCAACCGTGGGTGGCCGGGCCATTTGGGAGCTGTCTCGGCGTCACGCTTTCCGCGTTATGCTCGATTACCACGGAGGTATCGAGCTGATCATCCATCCATGGGGCACGCCGATCCATCGCCAGAACACGGAGAGCCCTGACGAGCGTGCTGCCAATGCGCTCGGCAATCTCATGAGCGAGTACGGCGGCCCCTTCCGCGGCTTCTACCCGGTGGGCACATCGAACGACCTGCTCGGCGCGGTGATCGGTCCGCTGGACGACTCGTCCTACGCGCCCGGCTGGGACCCCGACAACGCGGATGCCCAGTTCCCCAACGATGCGGCCCGTGCCATCAGCTACACCGTGGAGATCTCCAACCAGAAGCGCCCGCCGCAAAACCTGCTTGGCGGCGATGCGGACTTGCTCACGCCGGGCGGTGCTGAAGACGGTTACATCCCGAAGAACGTGCGTATCGCCCTGGCGGCGATTGACCTGACAGATCCGTTCGTCCAGTGGGCCAACCGCGACCAGGTGCCGACCAACGTGGAAGCGGGCGAGACCTTCGAAGTGCGCTGGCAGGTGCGCGGGTGCTTCGATGTGGACGATACGCGCGTGCGTTGGGGTAGGTCGGCGGATCCTCGGGTGGACTTCGATGAGCAGAGTGCATCGCAGAGTGATGTGAGCGGTCGCGCATGCTTCGAGCCAGCGCGCGAATTCACGGCCGAGGTGAGCATCGACGCGCCGGGGGAGTACTTCCTATCGCCGGTGGCGAGAGTCGATCAATCACTCCTCGGTCAGAGCAATCCCGATCCGGCCTTGCCGCCACAGAGCTTCCTGGTCCGTGCTCGCACGGAGGAGGGAGAGGTCTTCCGCAATGAGGTGGACCCCAGCGAGGTGAACACGGTGGTCGGCCAGATCTACCGTGATGCCGAGCCCCTGCTGATCACCGTGACCGGCGACGGCGGTGTTCCTGATTACATCTTGAATCCACCGCTGCCGGGTGACGCCGGGGTTGTGAACACCTTCGAGATCACCGGCGCGACGCCGGGGCAGCGCAACTTCGTGCTGGTCGGTGGCGCCCCCGGGGCGACGGAAGTGCCTGGCTGCCCGGGCTTGTTCGCGGACATCGCCAACTTCCGCGTGCTGGCGGTGGGGAACGCCGATGCGACGGGTACGGCGACCCTCACCCGCTTCCTGCCGGGCGGTCTCGCCGGGCGCACCCTGCGACTGCAGGCGGTGGAGCGGCCTAGCTGTACGCTCAGCGACGTGGTGATCGAGACCTTCTGA